A window from Populus trichocarpa isolate Nisqually-1 chromosome 3, P.trichocarpa_v4.1, whole genome shotgun sequence encodes these proteins:
- the LOC18096905 gene encoding casein kinase II subunit beta-2 isoform X2: MYRERGIGGSKAEVDHRKHRISDVLDKHLDRSTPSSSRPTNGKDLFLFMNKQQPPDYNNTDHLLSKDNNASDVESETDSEESDVSGSEGDETTWISWFCNLRGNEFFCEVDDDYIQDDFNLCGLSTQVPYYDYALDLILDVESSHGDMFTEEQNELVESAAEMLYGLIHARYILTSKGMAAMLDKYKNYDFGRCPRVHCCGQPCLPVGQSDIPRSSNIKICCPKCDDIYYPRSKYQGNIDGAYFGTTFPHLFLMTYGHLKPQKVVQSYVPRVFGFKIHKP, translated from the exons ATGTACAGAGAGCGAGGGATTGGCGGGTCCAAGGCGGAGGTGGATCATCGAAAGCATCGGATTAGCGATGTCCTCGATAAGCATCTCGACAGATCCACACCGTCCAGTTCCAGACCCACCAACGGCAAGGATTTGTTTCTTTTCATGAACAAGCAACAACCACCTGATTACAACAATACTGACCATCTCCTCTCTAAAGACAACAACGCCTCCGATg TGGAATCTGAAACGGACAGTGAAGAGTCCGATGTGAGTGGGTCAGAAGGAGATGAGACGACGTGGATCTCATGGTTCTGTAATCTAAGAGGAAATGAATTCTTTTGTGAAGTGGATGATGATTACATACAAGATGACTTTAACCTCTGTGGGTTAAGCACTCAAGTTCCTTATTATGACTATgctcttgatttgattttggatGTCGAGTCTTCGCATG GTGATATGTTCACAGAGGAACAAAATGAGTTGGTTGAATCTGCAGCAGAGATGCTTTATGGACTGATTCATGCTCGATACATATTGACCAGCAAGGGGATGGCAGCTATG CTGGACAAGTACAAGAACTATGACTTTGGGAGATGCCCAAGAGTTCACTGCTGTGGACAACCTTGCCTTCCTGTTGGTCAATCAGACATTCCTCGGTCAAGCAATATTAAAATATGCTGCCCCAAGTGTGACGATATATACTACCCACGTTCCAAGTATCAAGGCA ACATCGATGGAGCATATTTTGGGACGACATTTCCTCACCTGTTCTTGATGACTTATGGGCATCTCAAGCCACAAAAGGTAGTGCAGAGCTATGTTCCTAGAGTATTTGGGTTCAAGATACACAAACCATAA
- the LOC18096905 gene encoding casein kinase II subunit beta-2 isoform X1: MYRERGIGGSKAEVDHRKHRISDVLDKHLDRSTPSSSRPTNGKDLFLFMNKQQPPDYNNTDHLLSKDNNASDVESETDSEESDVSGSEGDETTWISWFCNLRGNEFFCEVDDDYIQDDFNLCGLSTQVPYYDYALDLILDVESSHGDMFTEEQNELVESAAEMLYGLIHARYILTSKGMAAMLDKYKNYDFGRCPRVHCCGQPCLPVGQSDIPRSSNIKICCPKCDDIYYPRSKYQGNIDGAYFGTTFPHLFLMTYGHLKPQKFSRLVEQMEVSVAHNALV, encoded by the exons ATGTACAGAGAGCGAGGGATTGGCGGGTCCAAGGCGGAGGTGGATCATCGAAAGCATCGGATTAGCGATGTCCTCGATAAGCATCTCGACAGATCCACACCGTCCAGTTCCAGACCCACCAACGGCAAGGATTTGTTTCTTTTCATGAACAAGCAACAACCACCTGATTACAACAATACTGACCATCTCCTCTCTAAAGACAACAACGCCTCCGATg TGGAATCTGAAACGGACAGTGAAGAGTCCGATGTGAGTGGGTCAGAAGGAGATGAGACGACGTGGATCTCATGGTTCTGTAATCTAAGAGGAAATGAATTCTTTTGTGAAGTGGATGATGATTACATACAAGATGACTTTAACCTCTGTGGGTTAAGCACTCAAGTTCCTTATTATGACTATgctcttgatttgattttggatGTCGAGTCTTCGCATG GTGATATGTTCACAGAGGAACAAAATGAGTTGGTTGAATCTGCAGCAGAGATGCTTTATGGACTGATTCATGCTCGATACATATTGACCAGCAAGGGGATGGCAGCTATG CTGGACAAGTACAAGAACTATGACTTTGGGAGATGCCCAAGAGTTCACTGCTGTGGACAACCTTGCCTTCCTGTTGGTCAATCAGACATTCCTCGGTCAAGCAATATTAAAATATGCTGCCCCAAGTGTGACGATATATACTACCCACGTTCCAAGTATCAAGGCA ACATCGATGGAGCATATTTTGGGACGACATTTCCTCACCTGTTCTTGATGACTTATGGGCATCTCAAGCCACAAAAG TTTTCACGCCTGGTTGAGCAGATGGAAGTTTCTGTGGCCCACAACGCATTAGTTTGA
- the LOC18096905 gene encoding casein kinase II subunit beta-1 isoform X4, with protein sequence MYRERGIGGSKAEVDHRKHRISDVLDKHLDRSTPSSSRPTNGKDLFLFMNKQQPPDYNNTDHLLSKDNNASDVESETDSEESDVSGSEGDETTWISWFCNLRGNEFFCEVDDDYIQDDFNLCGLSTQVPYYDYALDLILDVESSHEEQNELVESAAEMLYGLIHARYILTSKGMAAMLDKYKNYDFGRCPRVHCCGQPCLPVGQSDIPRSSNIKICCPKCDDIYYPRSKYQGNIDGAYFGTTFPHLFLMTYGHLKPQKVVQSYVPRVFGFKIHKP encoded by the exons ATGTACAGAGAGCGAGGGATTGGCGGGTCCAAGGCGGAGGTGGATCATCGAAAGCATCGGATTAGCGATGTCCTCGATAAGCATCTCGACAGATCCACACCGTCCAGTTCCAGACCCACCAACGGCAAGGATTTGTTTCTTTTCATGAACAAGCAACAACCACCTGATTACAACAATACTGACCATCTCCTCTCTAAAGACAACAACGCCTCCGATg TGGAATCTGAAACGGACAGTGAAGAGTCCGATGTGAGTGGGTCAGAAGGAGATGAGACGACGTGGATCTCATGGTTCTGTAATCTAAGAGGAAATGAATTCTTTTGTGAAGTGGATGATGATTACATACAAGATGACTTTAACCTCTGTGGGTTAAGCACTCAAGTTCCTTATTATGACTATgctcttgatttgattttggatGTCGAGTCTTCGCATG AGGAACAAAATGAGTTGGTTGAATCTGCAGCAGAGATGCTTTATGGACTGATTCATGCTCGATACATATTGACCAGCAAGGGGATGGCAGCTATG CTGGACAAGTACAAGAACTATGACTTTGGGAGATGCCCAAGAGTTCACTGCTGTGGACAACCTTGCCTTCCTGTTGGTCAATCAGACATTCCTCGGTCAAGCAATATTAAAATATGCTGCCCCAAGTGTGACGATATATACTACCCACGTTCCAAGTATCAAGGCA ACATCGATGGAGCATATTTTGGGACGACATTTCCTCACCTGTTCTTGATGACTTATGGGCATCTCAAGCCACAAAAGGTAGTGCAGAGCTATGTTCCTAGAGTATTTGGGTTCAAGATACACAAACCATAA
- the LOC18096905 gene encoding casein kinase II subunit beta-2 isoform X3, with translation MYRERGIGGSKAEVDHRKHRISDVLDKHLDRSTPSSSRPTNGKDLFLFMNKQQPPDYNNTDHLLSKDNNASDVESETDSEESDVSGSEGDETTWISWFCNLRGNEFFCEVDDDYIQDDFNLCGLSTQVPYYDYALDLILDVESSHEEQNELVESAAEMLYGLIHARYILTSKGMAAMLDKYKNYDFGRCPRVHCCGQPCLPVGQSDIPRSSNIKICCPKCDDIYYPRSKYQGNIDGAYFGTTFPHLFLMTYGHLKPQKFSRLVEQMEVSVAHNALV, from the exons ATGTACAGAGAGCGAGGGATTGGCGGGTCCAAGGCGGAGGTGGATCATCGAAAGCATCGGATTAGCGATGTCCTCGATAAGCATCTCGACAGATCCACACCGTCCAGTTCCAGACCCACCAACGGCAAGGATTTGTTTCTTTTCATGAACAAGCAACAACCACCTGATTACAACAATACTGACCATCTCCTCTCTAAAGACAACAACGCCTCCGATg TGGAATCTGAAACGGACAGTGAAGAGTCCGATGTGAGTGGGTCAGAAGGAGATGAGACGACGTGGATCTCATGGTTCTGTAATCTAAGAGGAAATGAATTCTTTTGTGAAGTGGATGATGATTACATACAAGATGACTTTAACCTCTGTGGGTTAAGCACTCAAGTTCCTTATTATGACTATgctcttgatttgattttggatGTCGAGTCTTCGCATG AGGAACAAAATGAGTTGGTTGAATCTGCAGCAGAGATGCTTTATGGACTGATTCATGCTCGATACATATTGACCAGCAAGGGGATGGCAGCTATG CTGGACAAGTACAAGAACTATGACTTTGGGAGATGCCCAAGAGTTCACTGCTGTGGACAACCTTGCCTTCCTGTTGGTCAATCAGACATTCCTCGGTCAAGCAATATTAAAATATGCTGCCCCAAGTGTGACGATATATACTACCCACGTTCCAAGTATCAAGGCA ACATCGATGGAGCATATTTTGGGACGACATTTCCTCACCTGTTCTTGATGACTTATGGGCATCTCAAGCCACAAAAG TTTTCACGCCTGGTTGAGCAGATGGAAGTTTCTGTGGCCCACAACGCATTAGTTTGA
- the LOC18096906 gene encoding uncharacterized protein LOC18096906 — protein sequence MHQKKSETLFITKQSRGSRGRRVFNPPLPLFDPSIHQLEKQQQIRRQKQSEPNPQNQPLLQIQIPPPTSPNPPPLNHQPYFQSYHEQEQTLPCQIILQQPKNHLISTPHKRLTVMAQSPPSSLSHSPTLSSLHGNLDQSRFHKKTILNTITSPFTTQLSIKTVVHRVLFHFSHARLLCVHLRVLILLILPSLYFFISNHHRLFIINLLFSIAFLITLLVCLNLVLPRLPSIRLLVTRSLPNKLKSTPFPTEASNPVVWSIGSKPKKENKPYSGSWVQVYSNGDVYEGEFHEGKCSGSGVYYYYMSGRYEGDWVDEKYDGCGVETWAKGSRYRGQYRQGLRHGIGVYRFYTGDVYAGEWCNGQCHGCGVHTCEDGSKYVGEFKWGVKHGLGHYHFRNGDMYAGEYFADKMHGFGVYQFGNGHRYEGAWHEGRRQGLGMYTFRNGETQSGHWQNGILDVSTAENGNPGSPKATSHPKVRSAVQEARRSAEKAYDVARIEERVNKTVKSANKSANAARVAAVKAVQRQMHHHNSDDVPSPFV from the exons ATGCATCAAAAGAAATCTGAAACACTTTTTATCACAAAACAAAGCAGAGGAAGCAGAGGAAGAAGAGTTTTCAATCCTCCTTTACCTCTCTTTGATCCTTCAATCCATCAActtgaaaaacaacaacaaatacgAAGACAAAAGCAATCCGAACCAAACCCACAAAACCAACCTCTTCTTCAAATCCAAATCCCACCACCCACGTCACCAAACCCACCTCCACTGAACCACCAACCTTACTTTCAATCCTACCATGAACAAGAACAAACCTTACCTTGTCAAATAATCCTTCAACAACCCAAAAACCACCTTATTTCAACACCTCACAAGCGACTAACAGTTATGGCTCAGTCACcaccttcttctctctctcactctcctACGCTTTCCTCTCTCCATGGCAACCTTGACCAATCacgttttcataaaaaaacaattttgaatacTATTACCTCCCCATTTACTACTCAATTATCTATCAAGACTGTAGTTCACAGAGTCCTTTTCCATTTCAGCCATGCTCGTTTGCTTTGTGTGCATTTGAGGgttttgattcttttaattttgcctTCTCTTTACTTCTTTATATCAAATCATCATCGCTTGTTTATCATAAATTTGCTTTTCAGTATTGCTTTCTTAATTACCCTTTTAGTATGTCTCAATCTTGTGCTTCCTCGCTTGCCTTCAATTCGTTTACTTGTAACTCGTTCACTTCCAAACAAGCTCAAGTCAACACCTTTCCCTACAGAAGCTTCAAATCCTGTGGTTTGGTCAATTGGGTCtaagccaaaaaaagaaaacaagccaTATTCAGGGTCATGGGTTCAGGTTTATAGTAATGGTGATGTTTATGAGGGTGAATTTCATGAAGGTAAGTGTTCAGGGAGTGGGGTTTATTACTATTACATGAGTGGGAGATATGAGGGTGATTGGGTGGATGAGAAGTATGATGGCTGTGGAGTGGAAACATGGGCTAAAGGGAGCAGGTATAGAGGGCAGTATAGGCAGGGTTTGAGGCATGGAATTGGGGTTTATAGGTTTTATACAGGTGATGTTTATGCTGGTGAGTGGTGTAATGGGCAATGCCACGGGTGTGGTGTTCATACTTGTGAGGATGGGAGTAAGTATGTCGGGGAGTTCAAGTGGGGTGTTAAGCATGGGCTTGGTCATTACCATTTCAG AAACGGGGACATGTATGCTGGGGAATATTTTGCAGATAAGATGCATGGTTTTGGAGTCTATCAGTTTGGAAATGGACATCGGTATGAAGGAGCATGGCATGAGGGAAGGAGGCAAGGGCTTGGTATGTACACTTTCAGAAATGGAGAAACACAATCTGGTCACTGGCAAAATGGGATTCTTGATGTTTCTACTGCAGAGAATGGCAACCCTGGATCTCCAAAGGCTACTAGTCATCCCAAAGTTCGTAGTGCTGTCCAG GAAGCAAGGCGATCTGCTGAGAAAGCATATGATGTGGCAAGGATAGAAGAGAGAGTGAACAAAACTGTTAAATCTGCCAACAAATCAGCCAATGCTGCAAGAGTTGCAGCAGTAAAGGCTGTCCAAAGACAAATGCACCACCATAACAGTGATGATGTTCCATCTCCTTTTGTTTAA